Proteins co-encoded in one Prevotella sp. E13-27 genomic window:
- a CDS encoding glycoside hydrolase 43 family protein, producing MKKVFVSIAATLLMSLSAYADNIIKNPMLWADVPDPDVIRVDDTFYLVSTTMHLMPGAPIMKSKDLKNWETVGYIFDKLTDSPKYDLAFTLPLDKQSGDGVGTVYGRGQWATSLKYHKGKFYALLAPNEAGPMGQTYIFTAEKAEGPWTLHSRLRHFHDATLFFDDDDTPYVFFGTGEMCQLTKDLKGVVEGSLRHYFQREEDERGLLEGTRVIKHRGRYYALLISHTYAPGRHRREVCYRTTDLKGKWEKNVILESDFGGFSYLAQGTIVDTEDGDWYGIMFQDRGGVGRVLTLSPVRWIDGWPQLGDENGKVPETMRPLKSGEPTTSIVCADDFAPIAVANSCVPSVASDQRSSAPLSTLHSQLKKCWQWNHNPVDNAWSLTERPGFLRLKTARVVPNLYLAPNTLTQRMEGPQCDGSIVFDCSKMKDGDCAGFCAFNGDSGVLTLKKKGKKMFLEMSEQSVSLTDREKAVTAVAENVIETVDLTSQLKKGGKMWLRITGDFRPGKNDAANFFYSLDGEKWEQIGSKNYRMRFDYRRFFMGSKFAIFNYATKKIGGYIDVDKFDYSVEPK from the coding sequence ATGAAGAAAGTATTTGTTTCTATAGCGGCAACGCTGCTGATGTCGTTATCAGCATACGCTGACAACATTATTAAGAACCCGATGCTGTGGGCAGATGTGCCAGACCCGGATGTTATCCGTGTTGACGATACGTTCTACCTCGTGTCAACAACGATGCACCTCATGCCAGGCGCACCGATAATGAAGTCGAAAGACCTGAAGAACTGGGAGACGGTGGGCTATATCTTCGACAAGCTCACAGATTCACCGAAATATGACCTCGCCTTCACCTTGCCACTCGACAAGCAGAGTGGAGATGGTGTGGGCACCGTCTATGGACGCGGACAGTGGGCCACGTCGCTGAAATATCATAAGGGAAAGTTCTATGCTCTGCTGGCACCTAATGAGGCTGGTCCCATGGGACAGACCTATATCTTCACTGCCGAGAAAGCTGAGGGACCATGGACGCTCCACTCACGTCTGCGCCATTTCCACGATGCTACGCTGTTCTTCGATGATGATGACACACCATATGTGTTCTTCGGAACGGGTGAGATGTGTCAGCTGACGAAGGACCTGAAAGGTGTAGTGGAAGGTAGCTTGAGACATTATTTCCAGCGTGAGGAAGATGAGCGCGGTCTCCTCGAGGGTACACGTGTCATCAAACACCGTGGCCGTTACTATGCCTTGCTCATAAGCCATACCTACGCGCCTGGCCGTCATCGCCGTGAGGTGTGCTACCGCACGACAGACCTTAAAGGAAAATGGGAGAAGAACGTGATTCTCGAGAGTGACTTCGGCGGCTTCTCATATCTGGCACAGGGCACCATCGTTGATACCGAGGATGGCGACTGGTATGGAATAATGTTCCAGGACCGCGGTGGAGTAGGTCGAGTGCTGACACTCTCACCTGTCCGCTGGATTGACGGATGGCCACAGCTCGGCGACGAGAACGGTAAGGTGCCCGAAACCATGCGTCCGCTTAAGAGTGGGGAACCCACCACCTCCATTGTCTGTGCCGACGATTTCGCCCCTATTGCGGTAGCAAATTCTTGCGTCCCTTCGGTAGCAAGCGACCAGAGGTCGAGCGCTCCACTCTCCACTCTCCACTCTCAACTAAAGAAGTGTTGGCAGTGGAACCACAACCCTGTGGATAACGCATGGAGCCTCACGGAGCGTCCTGGATTCCTGCGATTGAAGACTGCGCGCGTAGTACCAAACCTCTATCTCGCTCCAAACACACTGACACAGCGTATGGAAGGACCTCAGTGTGACGGAAGCATCGTGTTCGACTGCTCAAAGATGAAGGATGGCGACTGCGCTGGTTTCTGCGCCTTCAACGGTGACAGCGGCGTGCTGACACTGAAGAAAAAGGGAAAGAAGATGTTCCTTGAGATGAGTGAGCAGAGCGTGAGCCTGACTGACCGCGAGAAGGCGGTGACAGCAGTAGCAGAAAATGTGATAGAGACTGTCGATCTTACGTCACAGCTTAAGAAAGGTGGAAAAATGTGGCTGCGCATTACAGGCGACTTCCGTCCTGGCAAGAATGACGCTGCAAACTTCTTCTACAGCCTTGATGGTGAGAAGTGGGAACAGATAGGTTCGAAGAACTACCGCATGCGTTTTGACTATCGCCGCTTCTTCATGGGCTCGAAGTTCGCTATCTTCAACTATGCAACAAAGAAGATTGGCGGATATATCGATGTGGATAAGTTCGACTACTCAGTGGAACCTAAATGA
- a CDS encoding mannose-1-phosphate guanylyltransferase — protein MARINNHLVIMAGGVGSRFWPMSTAEKPKQFIDVLGVGKTLLQLTVERFGTLVSPENIWVVTNEKYADIVAEQLPDMPRTNILCEPCRRNTAPCIAYVSWRIKKRDPKANIVVTPSDHIVMNVQEFQRIIGDCMKFTSDTDAIVTLGMKPSRPETGYGYIQANLTAASLRNKGIFRVDSFREKPDLKTAQEYISKNNYYWNAGIFIWNVNTIVNAFRMYQPKLAKIFESMLPVYGTAEEQAVINEKFPTCENISVDYAIMEKAEEIFVCPADFGWSDLGTWGSLLTQSKRDLYGNAAIGQDVQLFECHDCIVHASQEKKVVVQGLDGYIVAEKDDTLLICKLSEEQRIKQFSGEN, from the coding sequence ATGGCACGAATAAACAATCATCTGGTAATCATGGCAGGCGGCGTAGGAAGCCGTTTCTGGCCTATGAGCACGGCTGAAAAGCCCAAACAGTTTATTGACGTACTTGGTGTTGGCAAGACCCTTCTTCAGCTCACCGTTGAGCGCTTCGGCACACTTGTCTCTCCCGAGAACATCTGGGTGGTGACCAACGAGAAATATGCCGACATTGTGGCAGAGCAGCTGCCCGACATGCCTCGCACGAACATTCTCTGTGAGCCATGCCGCCGCAACACCGCCCCATGTATCGCTTACGTTTCTTGGCGAATAAAGAAGCGCGACCCGAAGGCTAACATCGTGGTGACACCAAGCGACCACATAGTAATGAACGTGCAAGAGTTCCAGCGCATCATCGGCGACTGCATGAAGTTCACCAGCGACACCGATGCCATTGTGACCCTCGGCATGAAGCCATCACGTCCTGAGACTGGCTACGGTTACATACAAGCCAACCTCACCGCAGCATCTCTTCGCAACAAGGGTATCTTCCGTGTTGACTCATTCCGTGAGAAGCCCGATTTGAAGACTGCTCAGGAATATATCAGCAAAAACAACTATTACTGGAATGCAGGCATCTTTATCTGGAACGTTAACACCATCGTCAACGCTTTCCGCATGTATCAGCCTAAGCTGGCAAAGATCTTTGAGTCTATGCTTCCTGTTTATGGCACAGCCGAAGAGCAGGCTGTCATCAACGAGAAGTTCCCCACTTGCGAGAACATCTCTGTTGACTACGCCATCATGGAGAAGGCCGAAGAGATCTTCGTTTGTCCTGCCGACTTCGGTTGGAGCGACCTTGGCACATGGGGCTCACTGCTCACCCAGTCAAAGCGCGACCTCTACGGCAACGCTGCCATTGGACAGGATGTTCAGCTCTTCGAGTGCCATGACTGCATTGTCCATGCCTCACAGGAGAAGAAAGTTGTTGTTCAGGGACTTGACGGCTACATCGTAGCAGAGAAAGACGATACGCTACTCATCTGTAAGCTGTCTGAAGAACAAAGAATCAAGCAGTTCTCAGGCGAGAACTAA
- a CDS encoding ROK family protein, with protein sequence MNTQATMKPYVIGLDLGGTNSVFGIVDSRGEIKATTAIKTGGFDSAETYVDACINALQPIIEQVGGIETIKAMGIGAPNANYYKGTIEFAPNLPWAHNGIVPLAQMFSDRLGGIPVAMTNDANAAALGEMVYGVARGMKNFIVITLGTGVGSGIVVNGQLLYGSDGFAGELGHVTMVRGEEGRLCGCGRKGCLEAYCSATGVARTARELLAKTTRPSLLRDIKPEDITSLEVSIAAGKGDELANEIYEFTGKMLGEACADFAAFSSPEAFIFFGGMVKAGELIMKPIRESYEQHVMPIFRGKAQFLVSGLDGASAAVLGASAVGWEI encoded by the coding sequence ATGAATACACAAGCAACCATGAAGCCATATGTTATTGGCTTAGATCTTGGCGGTACGAACTCTGTTTTCGGCATTGTTGATTCGCGTGGCGAGATAAAAGCCACCACAGCCATAAAGACTGGCGGCTTTGACAGCGCGGAAACATATGTTGACGCTTGCATCAACGCTCTACAGCCAATCATTGAGCAAGTTGGCGGCATTGAGACAATCAAGGCAATGGGCATCGGTGCTCCTAATGCGAACTATTATAAAGGCACTATCGAGTTTGCGCCCAACCTCCCTTGGGCTCACAACGGCATTGTTCCCCTGGCTCAGATGTTCAGCGACCGTCTTGGTGGTATCCCCGTGGCAATGACCAACGATGCCAATGCAGCTGCTCTCGGCGAGATGGTCTATGGCGTTGCTCGTGGCATGAAGAACTTCATTGTCATCACCCTCGGCACAGGCGTAGGCTCAGGCATAGTTGTCAATGGTCAGCTACTCTATGGCAGCGATGGTTTTGCTGGTGAGCTGGGCCATGTCACCATGGTACGCGGCGAGGAAGGTCGTCTCTGTGGCTGCGGTCGCAAAGGCTGTCTTGAGGCATACTGTTCAGCTACTGGTGTTGCACGCACTGCCCGCGAGCTTCTTGCCAAGACCACACGTCCGTCGCTACTTCGCGACATAAAGCCCGAAGACATCACTTCTCTCGAGGTGTCTATTGCAGCAGGCAAAGGCGACGAACTTGCCAACGAGATATACGAGTTCACTGGCAAGATGCTTGGTGAGGCTTGTGCAGACTTCGCAGCTTTCTCATCTCCTGAGGCATTCATTTTCTTCGGAGGCATGGTGAAAGCAGGAGAACTTATCATGAAACCCATACGCGAATCATACGAGCAACATGTGATGCCTATCTTCCGTGGCAAGGCGCAGTTCCTCGTCAGCGGTCTCGACGGTGCCTCAGCAGCAGTCCTCGGTGCTTCCGCTGTAGGTTGGGAGATATAA
- a CDS encoding AAA family ATPase: MNKEDKFVITISRQFGTGGHEIGVELARRLGVKLLDKQILNEMASRYCVVEDAMEHIEARNPHWRDDFTSFYRQYMAGAEYSGQEQDQTSHKLFDAQAEVIKKIAREESCVIIGRCGFHIFRNHPNCLKIFLHADMDCRKKRIGRKYDLPESDAAAMIVDNDYSRELYTKTYTGSEWQDARNYDLSLNVKKFGVNGAVDYIMSCIE; this comes from the coding sequence ATGAACAAGGAGGATAAATTTGTGATTACGATAAGCAGACAGTTCGGTACAGGTGGTCATGAGATTGGTGTTGAACTGGCACGACGGCTTGGGGTTAAGTTGCTTGACAAGCAGATATTAAACGAGATGGCAAGCCGCTACTGCGTGGTTGAGGATGCTATGGAGCATATTGAGGCTCGCAATCCTCACTGGCGAGACGACTTCACGTCGTTCTACAGACAGTATATGGCAGGCGCCGAGTATAGCGGACAGGAGCAGGATCAGACATCGCACAAACTGTTTGATGCCCAGGCTGAGGTGATAAAGAAAATTGCGCGTGAGGAGTCATGTGTCATAATAGGACGCTGTGGCTTCCATATCTTCCGTAACCACCCAAATTGCCTGAAGATTTTCCTGCATGCTGACATGGACTGTCGCAAGAAGCGCATAGGCAGAAAGTATGACCTGCCTGAGAGCGACGCTGCGGCAATGATAGTGGATAACGACTATTCGCGTGAGCTATACACAAAGACTTATACAGGAAGTGAATGGCAGGATGCACGTAACTACGACCTGTCGCTGAATGTGAAGAAGTTTGGAGTGAACGGCGCGGTGGACTATATCATGAGTTGTATAGAATGA
- a CDS encoding glycoside hydrolase family 2 TIM barrel-domain containing protein, whose translation MTKKIVMAIMALACASFAWAQQRSVECLNFGWRFHEGDVQNAQQKDFNDAGWRVVNVPHDFQIEQPWVAPAADEKADNSDAAANIKSRLSSRGFKEMGKGWYRLHITPADSLRGRRLLLQFDGIMYTGDVYLNGELIGGTNYGYVDFEIDVTGKLKLGKENVIAVMADTRDAKASRWYTGGGLFRSVRLVSTPSDTYFERHPLYITTRDNKYVNITAEITFRGRDSKAVAEVQIVDPQGKTVYEGNTDVQRGRMARTFELPLKEITIENAQLWDTDHPNLYTAVVKLRRPNGSLADVACSKFGIRTVEIVPGKGLLLNGKKVLLQGYANHHTLGALGAAAYPRAIEKRIQLMKEYGMNHIRTSHNPYSREFIELCDKYGMLVVDELYDKWTRQHTGGRVDFTELWQKNIPEWVKRDRNSPSVIAWSLGNELQQDPNQPFNDFGVTMYRLMRPLVARYDSTRKVTVAMHPRYRNWETDSLPCNLAMETDFQSYNYRYMYFPGDGKRFPWMTFYQSEAAVAAMGQNFFEMELDKVMGLAYWGAIDYLGESQGWPAKGWNQGVFTIDLETKPKAFYMKSFFKPDEPMVHIGIIDKKGDQMWNGVQTGNDGMSDHWQRVEGQKLSIVTYTNAEEVELLLNGKSLGKQKNDVKNAKMRNQIRWNNVEYKPGRLVAIARNGGKEVARHQIETTGEAVSLTAEADKPMATKKNKNVAKWNADGMDLQHVRIVAVDKKGRRVPMAQQEVTFSVDGPAEIVGVINGDINSNEMTVGNKRSLYNGVCTVILRSKQEPGKVTLKASADKLKPVSVKLMTE comes from the coding sequence ATGACAAAAAAAATCGTAATGGCGATAATGGCACTGGCGTGTGCCTCCTTCGCATGGGCTCAGCAGAGATCTGTTGAGTGTCTTAACTTCGGCTGGCGTTTCCATGAGGGCGATGTGCAGAATGCACAACAGAAAGACTTCAATGATGCAGGCTGGAGAGTGGTTAATGTGCCTCATGATTTCCAGATTGAGCAGCCGTGGGTGGCACCTGCTGCTGACGAGAAGGCAGACAATAGCGATGCGGCTGCCAACATAAAGAGCCGACTGTCAAGCCGTGGCTTCAAAGAGATGGGCAAAGGATGGTATAGACTGCACATCACTCCTGCCGACTCACTCCGTGGTCGCAGGCTGCTGCTGCAGTTCGATGGCATAATGTACACGGGCGATGTATATCTTAACGGTGAGCTCATAGGTGGTACAAACTATGGATATGTTGACTTCGAGATTGATGTAACAGGCAAGCTGAAGCTTGGAAAAGAGAACGTTATTGCCGTTATGGCAGACACACGCGACGCAAAGGCATCACGTTGGTACACAGGTGGCGGACTGTTCCGTAGTGTGCGTCTTGTGTCAACACCAAGTGATACATATTTCGAGCGCCATCCTCTTTATATTACTACGCGCGATAATAAATATGTGAACATTACTGCCGAGATAACGTTCCGTGGTCGTGACAGCAAGGCTGTGGCCGAGGTGCAGATTGTTGATCCACAAGGAAAAACCGTCTATGAAGGAAACACTGACGTTCAGCGTGGACGCATGGCACGCACCTTTGAACTGCCGCTGAAAGAGATAACGATAGAGAATGCCCAGCTGTGGGACACCGATCATCCTAATCTTTATACAGCCGTGGTGAAGTTACGTCGTCCTAATGGCAGTCTGGCTGACGTGGCATGTTCGAAGTTCGGCATACGCACGGTGGAGATAGTTCCAGGCAAGGGACTGCTCCTTAATGGAAAGAAGGTGCTGTTACAAGGCTATGCCAACCACCACACTCTTGGTGCACTTGGCGCTGCTGCCTATCCACGAGCTATAGAGAAGCGCATACAGCTGATGAAGGAATATGGAATGAACCATATCCGTACCAGTCATAATCCTTATAGCCGCGAGTTCATTGAACTTTGTGACAAATATGGAATGCTTGTCGTTGACGAGCTCTACGACAAGTGGACACGTCAGCATACTGGCGGACGTGTGGACTTCACTGAACTGTGGCAGAAAAATATTCCTGAGTGGGTTAAGCGCGATCGTAACTCTCCGTCGGTTATAGCATGGAGCCTTGGCAACGAGTTGCAGCAGGATCCCAACCAGCCGTTCAATGATTTCGGAGTAACGATGTATAGGCTCATGCGTCCGTTGGTAGCCCGCTATGACTCCACGCGAAAGGTGACGGTGGCCATGCACCCTCGTTATCGTAACTGGGAGACTGACTCACTGCCGTGTAACCTCGCCATGGAGACCGATTTCCAGTCATATAACTACCGTTACATGTATTTCCCCGGTGACGGCAAACGCTTCCCTTGGATGACATTCTATCAGAGTGAGGCTGCCGTGGCTGCCATGGGACAGAACTTCTTCGAGATGGAGCTTGACAAGGTGATGGGACTGGCTTACTGGGGCGCTATAGACTATCTTGGTGAGAGTCAAGGATGGCCGGCAAAGGGATGGAACCAAGGTGTCTTCACCATTGACCTTGAGACAAAGCCAAAGGCATTCTACATGAAGAGTTTCTTTAAGCCTGACGAGCCAATGGTTCACATAGGTATAATTGACAAGAAAGGCGACCAGATGTGGAATGGCGTGCAGACTGGTAACGACGGCATGAGCGACCACTGGCAGCGTGTTGAGGGACAGAAACTGTCAATCGTTACCTATACAAATGCCGAGGAGGTGGAACTTCTCCTCAATGGAAAGAGCCTCGGTAAGCAGAAGAACGATGTGAAGAATGCTAAGATGCGCAACCAGATACGTTGGAACAATGTTGAGTATAAGCCAGGTCGTCTTGTCGCTATAGCCCGTAATGGTGGTAAGGAGGTGGCGCGTCACCAGATAGAGACAACAGGCGAGGCTGTGAGTCTCACAGCTGAGGCTGATAAGCCGATGGCAACAAAGAAGAATAAGAATGTGGCCAAGTGGAACGCTGACGGCATGGACCTGCAGCATGTGCGCATAGTGGCTGTCGATAAGAAGGGACGCCGTGTGCCAATGGCACAGCAGGAGGTGACGTTCAGTGTTGACGGACCTGCAGAGATTGTTGGTGTCATCAATGGTGACATAAACTCCAACGAGATGACCGTTGGCAACAAACGTTCATTGTATAATGGCGTGTGTACCGTCATCTTGCGCTCTAAGCAAGAGCCAGGCAAGGTGACACTCAAAGCCAGCGCCGACAAACTGAAACCGGTTTCAGTCAAATTGATGACAGAATAA
- a CDS encoding ACT domain-containing protein, translating into MLAKQLSIFLENKSGRLNEVTEILGEAGINLSAMSIADNSDFGILRCIVSDPEKAYAVLKEKHFAVKITDVIGFVCPNISGSLAIVLKKLSEKGVFIEYMYSFANGDVAHVVIRPTDLEECDRILSEMKVELMAANDLYKL; encoded by the coding sequence ATGTTAGCAAAACAATTATCTATTTTCCTTGAAAACAAGTCTGGTCGTCTTAACGAGGTGACCGAGATTCTTGGTGAGGCTGGCATCAACCTCTCTGCCATGAGTATTGCCGACAACAGCGACTTCGGCATTCTCCGCTGTATAGTCAGCGATCCGGAGAAGGCCTATGCCGTCTTGAAAGAAAAGCATTTTGCAGTAAAAATCACAGATGTTATCGGTTTCGTATGTCCGAACATCAGCGGTTCACTTGCCATAGTGCTTAAGAAGCTCTCTGAAAAGGGTGTCTTCATCGAGTACATGTACTCATTTGCCAACGGCGATGTCGCCCATGTTGTCATACGTCCTACCGATCTCGAGGAGTGCGACCGCATCCTCTCTGAAATGAAGGTTGAACTCATGGCAGCGAACGACTTGTACAAGCTCTAA
- a CDS encoding phenylacetate--CoA ligase family protein, with translation MIWNPSIECMDREQLRELQSRRLVKMAEYVYHNTPFYRKKFQEMGLEPGDIKSIDDIVKLPFTNKLDLRDNYPFGLAAVPMSQIVRIHASSGTTGKPVVVLYTRKDLAMWSEAISRAFTAYGATKDDIFQIAYGYGLFTGGLGAHDGATNIGASVIPISSGNTQKQITLMHDFGTTILCCTPSYGLFLGEALQECEWQRDEFKLRVGAFGAEPWTEEMRTKLESSLGIKAYDIYGLSEIAGPGVGYECECQHGTHLNEDYFYPEILDPQTGEPLPEGTLGELTFTHLTKEGMPLLRYRTHDLTALHYDKCSCGRTLVRMDRILGRCDDMLIIRGVNVFPSQIEAVILSVPEFEPHFMLTVDRVNNTDTCELRVEVKEEYFTDEMGQMVGIQKKLEAELRSVIGLGFKVKLAEPKSIERSEGKAKRVIDKRQFK, from the coding sequence ATGATTTGGAATCCGAGCATTGAGTGCATGGACCGCGAACAACTTCGCGAACTGCAAAGCCGCCGTCTTGTCAAGATGGCAGAGTATGTCTATCACAACACACCCTTCTACCGCAAAAAGTTTCAGGAGATGGGACTCGAGCCTGGCGACATCAAGAGCATTGATGATATTGTCAAGCTACCATTCACCAACAAACTCGACCTGCGCGACAACTACCCCTTCGGACTGGCAGCCGTGCCAATGAGTCAGATAGTTCGTATCCATGCTTCCAGCGGAACTACAGGCAAGCCTGTGGTAGTGCTCTACACTCGCAAGGACCTTGCCATGTGGTCAGAGGCTATATCACGCGCCTTCACTGCTTATGGCGCAACGAAAGACGACATCTTCCAGATTGCTTATGGCTATGGACTGTTCACTGGCGGACTTGGCGCTCATGATGGTGCAACAAACATCGGAGCAAGCGTGATACCTATCTCCAGCGGCAACACTCAGAAACAGATAACACTGATGCACGACTTCGGCACAACCATTCTCTGCTGCACCCCAAGCTACGGACTATTCCTCGGCGAAGCTCTTCAAGAGTGCGAATGGCAGCGCGATGAGTTCAAACTTCGCGTCGGTGCCTTCGGTGCCGAGCCATGGACTGAAGAGATGCGTACCAAACTTGAGTCATCTTTAGGCATCAAAGCCTATGACATCTACGGTCTATCAGAGATTGCCGGTCCTGGCGTAGGCTATGAGTGCGAGTGTCAGCATGGCACCCACCTCAACGAAGACTATTTCTATCCTGAGATTCTCGACCCGCAGACTGGAGAGCCACTTCCTGAGGGTACACTTGGCGAGCTGACGTTTACCCATCTCACGAAAGAGGGCATGCCACTGCTTCGTTATCGCACCCACGACCTCACAGCTCTTCACTATGACAAGTGTTCATGCGGCAGAACGCTGGTACGCATGGACCGCATACTCGGTCGCTGCGATGACATGCTCATCATTCGCGGCGTCAATGTATTCCCATCACAGATTGAGGCTGTCATCCTCAGTGTTCCAGAATTCGAGCCCCACTTCATGCTTACCGTTGACCGTGTCAACAACACCGACACCTGTGAACTGCGCGTGGAGGTTAAGGAAGAATACTTCACTGACGAGATGGGACAGATGGTCGGTATTCAGAAGAAACTTGAGGCTGAACTGCGCTCAGTCATCGGTCTCGGCTTCAAGGTCAAGCTGGCTGAGCCGAAGAGCATTGAGCGAAGCGAAGGCAAGGCCAAGCGCGTCATCGACAAGCGACAGTTTAAGTAA
- the thrC gene encoding threonine synthase produces MQYYSTNGKAPIADLQKAVVKGLAEDRGLYMSERINKLPQAFFDDMADMKFQDIAYTVADAFFGEDVDGDALQDLVYDTLQFDCPIKKIKDNIYVLELFHGPTLAFKDVGARFMARLLQYFLRNGSVSHNGSVNCDTVAVPSTVNVLVATSGDTGSAVANGFLGVDGIHVYVLYPKGKVSPIQECQFTTLGKNITAIEVDGVFDDCQRLVKSAFMDEELNRHMMLTSANSINVARFLPQAFYYFNAVARFNAVSNAKDSQLVMCVPSGNFGNICAALFGHQMGLPVSRFIAANNANDIFYNYLQTGKYEPKPSKQTLANAMDVGDPSNFARIINLYSENGKLSSEETHRRITSLISGATYSDEQIKETMRKCYAETGYVLDPHGACGYRALEEQLKPGEIGIFCETAHPAKFKEKVDEILGIDVEIPERLQAFMKGTKQSIPMTKEFADFKEYLLKQ; encoded by the coding sequence ATGCAATACTATAGCACAAACGGAAAGGCTCCCATAGCCGACCTGCAGAAGGCAGTAGTAAAGGGACTGGCTGAAGACCGCGGTCTTTATATGTCTGAACGTATAAATAAGTTGCCACAGGCATTCTTCGATGACATGGCAGACATGAAATTTCAGGACATCGCCTACACAGTGGCTGATGCGTTCTTCGGCGAGGACGTCGATGGCGATGCACTGCAAGACCTCGTCTATGACACCCTGCAGTTCGACTGCCCTATAAAGAAAATCAAAGACAACATCTACGTTCTTGAGCTCTTCCACGGTCCCACCTTGGCATTCAAGGATGTTGGTGCAAGGTTCATGGCGCGCCTATTGCAGTACTTCCTTCGCAATGGTTCAGTAAGCCACAACGGTTCAGTAAACTGCGACACCGTCGCAGTCCCCTCCACCGTCAATGTCCTTGTAGCCACCTCTGGCGACACCGGTTCTGCAGTGGCCAACGGTTTCCTTGGCGTTGATGGCATCCATGTTTATGTGCTCTATCCTAAGGGGAAGGTAAGTCCCATACAGGAATGTCAGTTCACCACACTGGGCAAGAACATCACCGCCATTGAGGTAGATGGTGTGTTTGACGACTGCCAGCGACTGGTTAAGAGCGCCTTCATGGATGAAGAACTGAACCGTCACATGATGCTCACCTCAGCAAACAGCATAAACGTAGCACGTTTCCTGCCACAGGCATTCTACTACTTTAATGCAGTAGCGCGTTTCAACGCCGTATCAAACGCTAAGGACTCTCAGCTTGTCATGTGTGTTCCTTCCGGCAACTTCGGAAACATCTGTGCAGCCCTGTTCGGTCATCAGATGGGTCTTCCCGTCAGCCGTTTCATTGCTGCCAACAACGCAAACGATATCTTCTATAACTACCTGCAGACAGGCAAATACGAGCCGAAGCCATCGAAACAGACACTGGCAAACGCGATGGATGTGGGCGACCCAAGCAACTTTGCTCGTATCATCAACCTCTATAGTGAGAATGGCAAGCTTTCTTCCGAAGAGACCCACCGCCGCATAACAAGCCTAATCAGCGGTGCAACCTATAGCGACGAACAGATAAAAGAGACCATGCGCAAGTGTTATGCCGAAACAGGATACGTTCTCGACCCACACGGAGCATGCGGCTATCGCGCCTTAGAGGAGCAGTTGAAACCAGGAGAGATAGGCATCTTCTGTGAGACAGCCCACCCTGCGAAGTTCAAAGAGAAGGTTGACGAGATTCTCGGCATCGATGTTGAGATTCCCGAGCGTCTGCAGGCCTTCATGAAAGGTACCAAGCAGAGCATCCCGATGACAAAAGAATTTGCGGACTTCAAGGAATATCTTCTTAAACAATAA